One genomic region from Solwaraspora sp. WMMD792 encodes:
- a CDS encoding MFS transporter has protein sequence MTDSAPDSTTETAAAGTAARRFRPRLSFAPLRSRGYRLLFAAELVSVFGDAFHAVALPFLVYQLGGGGRELGLLVAGYGVCRLATTPLGGILSDRIGPWRVMLISDLSRVVFTAGIVAAAVADNPSVPVIAVLVAGTGLGAGLFQPAAYAITPRLLPADQLQAGNGLHSTASFTAGMIGPGVAGLVVAALSPAVAFGVDAATFAVSAVCLAMIGGVARGTAPPPPPPVDDDGPQPGRAGPDGGAPPSDAPPVGFWRLLRESALLRTVLLVTAAANLTVGGMVRIGLPSLSNGELAAGAGGLGGLLAAFTAGSLVGGLFSAGLAGLPRRGATAMVAGMVLGLAIAAVPFAGYLGAVVALVVAGLASTVTNVLVITTMQQSTAPHLLGRVMSAIVFAALSLFPLSTVAAGLVVDRYGSTAVFLASGATLLAAFAFGLSRRELRQG, from the coding sequence GTGACCGACTCGGCGCCTGATTCGACGACTGAGACTGCGGCGGCCGGGACAGCGGCCCGGCGGTTCCGACCGCGACTCAGCTTCGCGCCGCTGCGCTCGCGCGGCTACCGCCTGCTGTTCGCCGCCGAACTGGTGTCCGTGTTCGGCGACGCCTTCCACGCCGTCGCTCTGCCGTTCCTCGTCTACCAGCTCGGCGGTGGTGGGCGCGAGCTGGGCCTGCTGGTCGCCGGGTACGGGGTGTGCCGGCTGGCGACGACACCGCTGGGCGGGATCCTGTCCGACCGGATCGGGCCGTGGCGGGTGATGCTGATCTCCGACCTGAGCCGGGTCGTCTTCACCGCCGGCATCGTCGCGGCCGCCGTCGCCGACAACCCGTCCGTACCGGTGATCGCGGTGCTGGTCGCCGGCACCGGCCTGGGCGCGGGCCTGTTCCAGCCGGCTGCCTACGCGATCACCCCACGGCTGCTGCCGGCCGATCAGTTGCAGGCCGGCAATGGGCTGCACAGCACCGCGAGTTTCACGGCCGGGATGATCGGCCCCGGGGTGGCCGGGCTCGTCGTGGCGGCGCTCTCCCCGGCGGTGGCGTTCGGCGTGGACGCGGCGACGTTCGCCGTCTCGGCAGTCTGCCTGGCGATGATCGGCGGCGTCGCGCGGGGCACAGCGCCACCGCCACCGCCGCCGGTCGACGACGACGGCCCGCAGCCGGGCAGGGCGGGACCGGACGGTGGCGCACCGCCGTCGGACGCACCGCCGGTCGGGTTCTGGCGGCTGCTACGCGAGTCGGCGCTGCTGCGTACCGTACTGCTGGTAACCGCCGCCGCCAACCTGACCGTCGGCGGCATGGTCCGGATCGGGTTGCCGTCGCTCAGCAACGGCGAGCTGGCCGCCGGCGCGGGCGGGCTGGGTGGGCTGCTGGCCGCGTTCACCGCCGGCTCGCTGGTCGGTGGGCTGTTCTCCGCCGGCCTGGCCGGGCTGCCCCGACGTGGCGCGACGGCGATGGTCGCCGGCATGGTGCTGGGCCTGGCGATCGCCGCCGTGCCGTTCGCCGGCTACCTCGGCGCGGTGGTGGCCCTGGTGGTGGCCGGTCTGGCCAGCACCGTCACGAACGTACTGGTGATCACCACCATGCAGCAGAGCACCGCGCCGCACCTGCTGGGCCGGGTGATGAGCGCGATCGTCTTCGCCGCGCTGAGCCTGTTCCCGCTGTCCACGGTGGCCGCCGGCCTGGTGGTCGACAGGTACGGCAGCACGGCGGTCTTCCTGGCCTCCGGGGCGACCTTGCTGGCCGCGTTCGCCTTCGGCCTGTCCCGCCGCGAGCTGCGGCAGGGGTGA
- a CDS encoding cytochrome P450: protein MDTVTGTATQPEVPYIADPYPTLARIRSNGPVSILHSDEGLPMWVIARYRDVRAALADPRFGQDARRAQALADDRVAGVTLGGDVVHMLNSDPPDHTRLRRLIHAAFTARRVAAMRPMVDRITTSLLDDIAGRRTVDLVKDFAFPLPMLIICELLGFPAEDRAAYRAWSTAILTHSDDPADFATALGEMTDYIGGQLRHRRAHPGDDILTGLLAARDAGELTDDEIVGMVFLLLIGGHETTVNLLGTATLALLRHPDQLRWLLANRPALPAAIDEFLRYESPVSMATLRFTTEQVDIDGVRIPAGELVLVSLGGANRDPDRFPDPDRLILDRGDPGHLAFGHGLHRCLGAFLGKLEGELALGALLDRYPGLTLAADEHELPWRNTIMLRGLESLPVALGD, encoded by the coding sequence ATGGACACCGTGACCGGTACGGCGACGCAGCCCGAGGTGCCGTACATCGCCGACCCGTACCCGACGTTGGCCCGGATCCGGTCCAACGGCCCGGTGTCGATCCTGCACAGCGACGAAGGGCTGCCGATGTGGGTGATCGCCCGGTACCGGGACGTACGGGCGGCGCTGGCCGATCCACGATTCGGTCAGGACGCCCGGCGTGCCCAGGCACTCGCCGACGACCGGGTGGCCGGGGTCACCCTCGGCGGTGACGTCGTCCACATGCTCAACAGCGACCCGCCGGACCACACCCGGCTGCGGCGGCTCATCCACGCGGCGTTCACCGCCCGGCGGGTGGCCGCCATGCGGCCGATGGTGGACCGGATCACCACGTCGCTGCTCGACGACATCGCCGGACGCCGGACGGTGGACCTGGTGAAGGACTTCGCCTTCCCGCTGCCGATGCTGATCATCTGTGAGCTGCTCGGCTTCCCGGCCGAGGACCGCGCCGCGTACCGCGCCTGGTCGACGGCGATCCTCACGCACAGCGACGACCCAGCGGACTTCGCCACCGCCCTCGGTGAGATGACCGACTACATCGGCGGGCAGCTGCGGCACCGACGGGCCCATCCCGGCGACGACATCCTGACCGGCCTGCTGGCCGCCCGGGACGCCGGTGAGCTCACCGACGACGAAATCGTCGGCATGGTCTTCCTACTGCTGATCGGCGGCCACGAGACCACCGTCAACCTGCTCGGCACCGCCACGCTCGCCCTGCTGCGCCACCCCGACCAGCTACGGTGGCTGCTGGCGAACCGACCGGCGCTGCCGGCCGCGATCGACGAGTTCCTGCGCTACGAATCGCCGGTCAGCATGGCGACACTGCGGTTCACCACCGAGCAGGTCGACATCGACGGGGTACGGATTCCCGCCGGTGAGCTCGTGCTCGTCTCGCTCGGCGGCGCCAACCGGGATCCGGACCGGTTCCCCGACCCCGACCGGCTGATCCTGGACCGGGGCGACCCCGGACACCTGGCGTTCGGCCACGGTCTGCACCGCTGCCTCGGCGCGTTCCTCGGCAAGCTCGAAGGCGAGCTGGCGCTCGGCGCCCTGCTGGACCGGTACCCCGGGCTGACACTCGCCGCCGACGAGCACGAACTGCCGTGGCGGAACACGATCATGCTCCGAGGGCTGGAATCGCTGCCGGTGGCCCTCGGTGACTGA
- a CDS encoding DUF5825 family protein produces MPSSSADVTTQTSPSSPPRSTGPADWTGCAIEIALSRDYLPDAAQVTGMSFGTRRVAGAWRPLVADLHRAGVRHARLPAPVDLCLDAGVASARALVLIRELTARAIAVDWVARCHDGCAGQGMFDHLFPPDRVDGGASSTDDQAVRGWRDSFFLGKCVFRRGPGFVEVRDRRAGALELFTIDEPEHLVAIGQLTEGVPAGQVPAPVRRDLTDARLIAAQAGQLWWLPTPAYRWPFPALAV; encoded by the coding sequence ATGCCGTCGTCGTCGGCTGACGTCACCACCCAGACCAGCCCGAGCAGCCCGCCCCGGTCAACCGGCCCGGCCGACTGGACCGGGTGTGCGATCGAGATCGCGCTGTCCCGCGACTATCTGCCCGACGCGGCCCAGGTAACCGGGATGTCGTTCGGCACCCGGCGGGTCGCCGGTGCGTGGCGGCCGCTGGTTGCGGACCTGCACCGGGCCGGCGTACGGCATGCCCGGCTGCCCGCCCCGGTCGACCTGTGCCTGGACGCCGGGGTCGCCTCCGCCCGCGCCCTGGTGCTGATCCGGGAGCTCACCGCCCGCGCCATCGCGGTCGACTGGGTGGCCCGCTGCCACGACGGCTGCGCCGGACAGGGCATGTTCGACCATCTGTTCCCACCGGATCGGGTGGACGGCGGCGCCAGCAGCACCGACGACCAGGCGGTACGCGGTTGGCGGGACTCGTTCTTCCTCGGCAAGTGCGTGTTCCGGCGCGGGCCCGGGTTCGTCGAGGTCCGTGACCGCCGCGCCGGTGCGCTGGAGCTGTTCACCATCGACGAACCGGAGCATCTGGTCGCCATCGGGCAGCTGACCGAAGGAGTACCGGCCGGGCAGGTGCCCGCGCCGGTGCGCCGGGACCTGACCGACGCCCGGCTGATCGCGGCACAGGCCGGGCAGCTGTGGTGGCTGCCGACCCCGGCGTACCGCTGGCCGTTCCCGGCGCTGGCGGTATGA
- a CDS encoding prolyl oligopeptidase family serine peptidase → MVVNTPHVPAFAAHQPTRAVELHDDGDLTQVLAWNIETNRRQVRTAAPNGVSACDIEPDGRHFWWFDADRTDVGVWRRQPVDPGQPATGRDTAAPPPLALTGLPPGRQHGIAFDATGRRAAVCVGTGRQTRCYVGEPGGPGHLVAVNAGYTALVDLAADGNTVALAARADTATAVSVVRLTDGRTDTVAGSDQQRIWALEFRPGDRPDPELLIVVETPDRYQIGMWRRDRGIELSQGLSYESEITAHWYGDDGRILVQHDRAGRSRLLLADPETGEQTTVATPPGTVLDLTVAPDGAIHYIWTSDSVPPRRLVAHPGTATAQPARRTRPADHPAAPAGRTELWTDQPYGRIHSFLATPPGTGPWPTLFLVHGGPYLHDRDAYDPRVELLVRAGYAVARTNYRGSTGYGPRWQRDFNHRVGLAQLEDLSAVRRKLLDLGVAEPGRTGLCGYSWGGYLVLLAMGVAPADWTVGLAVCPIADYPAAHRGATAALREVDDELFGGGPDDVPQRYRAADPTTYLDRVRGPLFIAAATDDDRCPPDQIRRYVAALRHRRVPHRLHWMPGGHHGDAAGQTRTFDELLRYADAALRPDRSRTIAVDGRPYLTASQEGR, encoded by the coding sequence GTGGTTGTGAACACACCACACGTACCTGCCTTCGCTGCGCACCAGCCGACCAGGGCCGTCGAGTTGCACGACGACGGTGACCTTACCCAGGTCCTGGCCTGGAACATCGAGACAAATCGACGTCAGGTCCGCACTGCCGCACCGAACGGGGTGTCCGCCTGCGACATCGAGCCCGACGGCCGGCACTTCTGGTGGTTCGACGCGGACCGGACCGACGTCGGTGTCTGGCGCCGCCAGCCGGTCGACCCCGGCCAGCCGGCGACCGGCCGGGACACGGCCGCTCCGCCGCCGCTGGCGCTGACCGGGCTGCCACCCGGCCGGCAGCACGGCATCGCCTTCGACGCCACCGGCCGCCGCGCCGCCGTCTGCGTCGGCACCGGCCGGCAGACCCGCTGCTACGTGGGAGAACCGGGCGGACCAGGTCATCTGGTGGCGGTCAACGCCGGCTACACCGCCCTGGTCGACCTGGCCGCCGACGGAAACACCGTCGCGCTCGCCGCCCGGGCCGACACCGCGACGGCGGTCAGCGTCGTACGGCTCACCGACGGGCGGACCGACACCGTCGCCGGCAGCGACCAGCAGCGGATCTGGGCCCTGGAGTTCCGCCCCGGCGACCGACCCGATCCGGAACTGCTGATCGTCGTCGAGACGCCGGACCGGTACCAGATCGGCATGTGGCGGCGCGACCGCGGCATCGAACTGTCCCAGGGACTGTCATACGAGTCGGAGATCACCGCCCACTGGTACGGCGACGACGGGCGGATCCTCGTCCAGCACGACCGGGCCGGGCGCAGCCGGCTGCTGCTGGCCGACCCCGAAACCGGTGAGCAGACCACCGTCGCCACCCCACCCGGCACCGTCCTCGACCTGACCGTCGCCCCGGACGGCGCGATCCACTACATCTGGACCAGCGACTCGGTGCCACCCCGCCGGCTGGTCGCCCACCCCGGTACGGCCACCGCGCAGCCGGCCCGCCGGACCCGACCCGCCGACCACCCCGCCGCCCCCGCCGGGCGCACCGAACTGTGGACCGACCAGCCGTACGGGCGGATCCACAGTTTCCTGGCCACCCCGCCCGGCACCGGACCGTGGCCGACGCTGTTCCTGGTGCACGGCGGGCCGTACCTGCACGACCGGGACGCCTACGACCCGAGGGTGGAGCTGCTGGTACGCGCCGGCTACGCGGTGGCGCGCACCAACTACCGGGGATCAACGGGGTACGGGCCACGGTGGCAACGGGACTTCAACCACCGGGTCGGGCTGGCGCAGCTGGAGGACCTGTCCGCCGTACGCCGCAAGCTGCTCGACCTCGGCGTGGCCGAACCGGGCCGGACCGGGCTGTGCGGCTACTCGTGGGGCGGCTATCTGGTGCTGCTCGCGATGGGCGTCGCGCCGGCCGACTGGACGGTCGGTCTCGCCGTCTGCCCGATCGCCGACTACCCGGCGGCGCACCGGGGCGCCACCGCTGCGCTGCGTGAGGTCGACGACGAACTGTTCGGCGGCGGGCCCGACGACGTACCGCAGCGGTACCGCGCCGCAGACCCGACGACCTACCTGGACCGGGTCCGCGGGCCGCTGTTCATCGCCGCCGCCACCGATGACGACCGCTGCCCGCCGGACCAGATCCGCCGCTACGTCGCCGCGTTGCGGCACCGGCGCGTACCGCACCGACTGCACTGGATGCCCGGCGGCCACCACGGCGACGCGGCCGGCCAGACCCGGACCTTCGACGAACTGCTCCGGTACGCCGACGCGGCGTTGCGACCGGACCGAAGCCGGACGATCGCAGTGGATGGTCGTCCGTACCTGACAGCCAGCCAGGAAGGGAGGTGA
- a CDS encoding AAA family ATPase gives MTGWDDRTYPVWLREVSTALSINSQVVLYGNVRDQFLLPGRSGPELCDLRRAVHRMLRAEGYPTLAVADAIRGVGVVAEPDVAATTDGRDGTANPVAGPAPRPPAIKIGPWRGAGPDLDRVADLLTQTAEAQQRQAVLVDYASHLVLDANRLEPGEHHFFARCLRLARSVYPRPAPPDPRPLYNPVIWVVENERDLPLWLTAGNEDIRKIAVPLPDLGVRQAAATLLAGVLPGYPEAGPDDRREVEKRLAELTQDMPLRSMMAIARLAMRMGTRLDDIDEAVRCYRVGVYDNPWRQAHLRDRLRDATGSIGARVRGQREAIQHSVDIVIRAVLGLSGAHAGNSSRPRGVLFFAGPTGVGKTQLAKELTQQIFGDERAYTRFDMSEFSAEQAADRLIGAPPGYVGFDAGGELTNAVRERPFSLLLFDEVEKAHPRILDKFLQILDDGRLTDASGSTVYFSDTVLVFTSNLGVSEQEYALHAAAEAGGRAFPRQELEQRVRAAVNRHFVSELNRPELLNRLGDNIVVFNFITRAAAEEIFSVLLDHIAQRLRKEHQLHLELAEPVRRQLLDGATANLTFGGRGIGSYLESALVNPLARELFNRDHPRGERVVVTSLQRRDDTYQIGLA, from the coding sequence ATGACCGGCTGGGACGACCGGACGTACCCGGTCTGGTTGCGGGAGGTGAGCACCGCACTGTCGATCAACTCGCAGGTGGTGCTCTACGGCAACGTGCGGGACCAGTTCCTGCTGCCGGGACGGTCCGGACCGGAGCTGTGCGACCTGCGCCGGGCGGTGCATCGGATGCTGCGTGCCGAGGGCTACCCGACGCTTGCGGTGGCCGACGCGATCCGTGGCGTGGGCGTAGTGGCCGAACCGGACGTTGCCGCCACCACCGACGGCCGGGACGGTACGGCGAACCCGGTGGCCGGCCCGGCTCCTCGCCCGCCGGCAATCAAGATCGGCCCGTGGCGTGGTGCCGGACCGGACCTCGACCGCGTCGCGGACCTGCTCACTCAGACGGCCGAGGCGCAACAGCGGCAAGCGGTCCTGGTTGACTACGCCTCCCATCTGGTGCTGGACGCAAACCGGCTGGAGCCGGGTGAGCACCACTTCTTCGCCCGGTGTCTACGGCTGGCCCGCTCGGTCTACCCCAGGCCGGCCCCGCCGGACCCACGACCGCTCTACAACCCGGTGATCTGGGTCGTCGAGAACGAACGCGACCTGCCGCTGTGGCTGACCGCCGGCAACGAGGACATCCGCAAGATCGCCGTACCGCTGCCCGACCTGGGTGTCCGCCAGGCCGCGGCGACCCTGCTGGCCGGCGTCCTGCCCGGATACCCCGAGGCCGGGCCGGACGACCGTCGGGAGGTGGAGAAGCGGCTGGCCGAGCTGACCCAGGACATGCCACTGCGCAGCATGATGGCCATCGCCCGACTGGCCATGCGGATGGGCACCAGGCTGGACGACATCGACGAGGCGGTCCGCTGCTACCGGGTCGGCGTGTACGACAACCCGTGGCGGCAGGCGCATCTGCGGGACCGGTTGCGCGACGCCACCGGCAGCATCGGCGCCCGGGTGCGCGGCCAGCGGGAAGCCATCCAGCACTCGGTGGACATCGTGATCCGGGCGGTGCTGGGGCTCTCCGGAGCGCACGCCGGCAACTCGTCGCGTCCGCGTGGAGTGCTGTTCTTCGCCGGGCCGACCGGGGTGGGCAAGACCCAGCTGGCGAAGGAGCTCACCCAGCAGATCTTCGGCGACGAGCGGGCGTACACCCGGTTCGACATGAGCGAGTTCTCCGCCGAGCAGGCAGCGGACCGGCTGATCGGTGCCCCGCCGGGGTACGTCGGCTTCGACGCGGGCGGCGAGCTGACCAACGCGGTCCGGGAACGGCCGTTCAGCCTGCTGCTGTTCGACGAGGTGGAGAAGGCCCACCCCAGGATCCTGGACAAGTTCCTGCAGATTCTCGACGACGGCCGGCTCACCGACGCCAGCGGCTCCACCGTGTACTTCTCCGACACCGTGCTGGTCTTCACCTCGAACCTGGGCGTCTCGGAGCAGGAGTACGCGCTGCACGCCGCCGCCGAAGCCGGCGGCCGGGCGTTTCCCCGCCAGGAGCTGGAACAGCGGGTCCGCGCCGCGGTGAACCGGCACTTCGTCAGCGAACTCAACCGGCCGGAGCTGCTCAACCGGCTGGGCGACAACATCGTCGTGTTCAACTTCATCACCCGTGCCGCCGCCGAGGAAATCTTCTCCGTTCTGCTCGACCACATCGCCCAGCGGCTGCGCAAGGAGCATCAGCTTCACCTCGAGCTCGCCGAACCGGTACGGCGCCAACTTCTCGACGGAGCCACCGCCAACCTCACCTTCGGTGGTCGGGGCATCGGGTCGTACCTGGAAAGCGCGCTGGTGAACCCGTTGGCCCGGGAGCTGTTCAACCGCGACCACCCGCGCGGAGAGCGGGTGGTGGTCACCTCGCTGCAGCGCCGCGACGACACCTACCAGATCGGACTGGCCTGA
- a CDS encoding FHA domain-containing protein, protein MTPKLICPGCSRVVTDGPPYCPTCLLTLEPLPPDDPAREPAEPADPVAAAPAVGDAPTPSPATAVDRAAAVLFFPWGTVELAAGRTLAVGRESSPFAAELTSYDNVSRRHAEISATGTGLTVTDLQSVNGTFVNDQRITPGEPVPVRPGDRVRFAARLVVRVERSER, encoded by the coding sequence ATGACACCGAAGCTCATCTGCCCGGGGTGCTCCCGCGTCGTCACCGACGGGCCGCCGTACTGTCCCACCTGCCTGCTGACGCTGGAGCCACTGCCGCCCGACGACCCGGCGCGGGAGCCGGCGGAGCCGGCCGACCCGGTGGCTGCCGCGCCGGCTGTCGGCGACGCGCCGACGCCCAGCCCTGCCACGGCGGTCGACCGGGCGGCGGCGGTGCTCTTCTTCCCCTGGGGAACGGTCGAGTTGGCGGCCGGACGTACCCTCGCCGTCGGCAGGGAGAGCTCGCCGTTCGCCGCGGAGCTCACGAGTTACGACAACGTCTCCCGCCGGCACGCGGAGATCAGCGCCACCGGCACCGGCCTGACCGTGACCGATCTGCAGTCGGTGAACGGCACCTTCGTCAACGACCAGCGGATCACCCCCGGCGAACCGGTCCCGGTGCGGCCCGGGGACCGGGTCCGGTTCGCCGCCAGGCTCGTGGTGCGGGTAGAGCGGTCCGAACGGTGA